The DNA region GCCGGATTATTCCGACACGCCGTTAGGGCTTCTCGAGCTTCGCCCAGGTGTCGCGCAGGGGCACGGTCCGGTTGAACACGAGCCGGCGCCCACCCGAGTCCGGATCGGCGCAGAAGTAGCCGAGCCGCTCGAACTGGTAGCGGCTCCCTGGCACGGCGCCGGCCAGGCTCGGTTCGAGCCGGCAGCCCTCGAGGGACACGAGCGAGCTCGGATTCAGGTGGGCCGTCCAGTCTTCCTCGTCGTCCGGGCGCGACCGGAGGAACAGGTGCTCGTAGAGCCGCACCTCGGCCTCCACGGCGTGGGCCGCCGACACCCAGTGGATCGTGCCCTTCACCTTGCGCCCCCGCGCCTCGCCACCCCGGCTCGCCGGATCGTAGGTGCCGCGCACCTCGACGATCTCGCCCGTGCGGTCGTCCTTGACGACGCCGACGCACCGGATGATGTACCCGTAGCGCAGGCGCACCTCGCCCCCCGGGGACAGGCGGAAGTACTTGGGTGGGGGGACCTCCCGGAAGTCGTCCTGCTCGATGTAGAGGACGCGGGAGAACGGGACCTTCCGCGTCCCCATGCTCGGGTCCTCGGGGTTGTTGATAGCGTCGAGCTCCTCGGTCTGCCCCTCGGGGTAGTTCTCGAGCACCAGGCGGAGCGGGCGCAGCACCCCCATCACGCGGGGGGCGCGGCGGTTCAGGTCCTCGCGCAGGCAGTGCTCGAGGTGCGCGATGTCGACCACGTTGTCGGCCTTGGCCACGCCGATGCGCTCGCAGAAGTCCCGGATCGCCTCCGAGGTGTACCCGCGCCGGCGCAGGCCGGCCAGGGTGGGCATCCGGGGGTCGTCCCAGCCGCTCACGTGGCCCCCCTCGACCAGCTCGAGGAGCCGGCGCTTGCTCAGCACGGTGTGGCTCAGGTTGAGGCGAGCGAACTCGATCTGCTGCGGATGGTAGACGCCCAGGGCGCCGAGGTACCAGTCGTAGAGCGGGCGGTGGGCCTCGTACTCCAGGGTGCAGAGCGAGTGGGTGATCCGCTCGATCGAGTCGCACTGTCCGTGGGCCCAGTCGTACATCGGGTAGATGCACCACTCGTCGCCCGTCCGGTGGTGCGAGGTCTTGCGGATCCGGTACATGACCGGGTCGCGCAGGTTCAGGTTCGGCGAGGCCATGTCGATCTTGGCGCGCAGGGTCCGGGTGCCGTCCTCGAACTCGCCGGCCCGCATGCGGGCGAACAGATCAAGGTTCTCCTCGACCGACCGGCGGCGGTACGGGCTCTCTCGACCCGGCTCGGTGAGGGTGCCGCGGTACTCCCGGGTCTCCTCCGCGCTCAGGTCGTCGACGTAGGCCCGACCGGCCTCGATGAGCTGGACGGCCCACCGGTAGAGCTGCTCGAAGTAGTCGGAGGCGAAGTAGAGGTGCTCGCCCCAGTCGAAGCCGAGCCAGCGGACGTCGGCCTTGATCGACTCGACGTACTCGACGCTCTCCTTGGTAGGGTTGGTGTCGTCGAAGCGGAGATGACAACGGCCCCCGTACTCGGCGGCCAGCCCGAAGTTGAGGCAGATGGACTTGGCGTGGCCGATGTGGAGGTAGCCGTTCGGCTCGGGCGGGAACCGTGTCCAGACCCGGCCCTCCCAGCGGTTCTGGCGGAGGTCCTCCTCCACGATCGTCCGGATGAAGTTCGGCGACGGCACCGAACCGGCGGTGGTCATGCTGGTCGCCCTCGTCTCGGTTCGCTCGTTGGTGTAGGGCCCAGCCTATCGAGGAATCCGCGCCAAATCAAGCGCCCGGACGGAGGGGTGGTGTCCTAATTTGGAAGCGCGGTCAACTTAACGTAGGACACCACCGACGGAGGATGGGCGTGCCAGCCAGGTGCCTGTCGGAGTAATCCGGCAGCTCGCTCCGAGCGCGCGCCGCGTCGGGCAGCGCTCCGAGCGGCGGCCACGCCGCCGCAACCGAGGGGGGCGTCGGGGGTCTTCCGAGACCCCCCCGAAATGACGAAACGCCTGCAGCCCCGGCGTCGAGACGGTACACTGTCCCGGCAGTCCCGACCCGAAAGGAGAGCGCTCGATGACCGCCGATTCCCGACCCCTGATCGTGCTGGCCGGCGCCATCCACCCCGACGGCCATGCCCACCTCGAGCAGGAGGCGCGGGTCGTGGTGGCGACCGCCGAAACCGAGGACGGCCTCATCGAGGCCGCCGCCGAGGCCGAGGGCATCCTCTTCCGCGCGCGCCCCCGGTGCACCGAGCGCCTCATGGCGGCCTGCCCCCGGCTCCGCGTCGTGGGCCGGCACGGCGTGGGCCTCGACACCGTGGACATCCCGGCCGCCACCCGGCTCGGCATCGCCGTCGTCCACGCGCCCGGCGCGAACTCGCAGGCGGTGGCCGAGCACGCGCTGATGCTCATGCTTGCCTGCGTGAAGCACACCACGGCGGTCGACCGCATGACCCGGGCCGGCGACTGGCGGGCGCGGCAGGTGCTCCCGAACACCGAGCTCGCCGGCAAGACGCTCGGGATCGTGGGTGTCGGCAACATCGGCCGCCGGGTGGCGAAGTTCGCCGGGGCGATCGGGATGCGGGTCCTCGGTTACGACAAGTACGTCGCCGCCGACGAAGTCCGTCGCCGCGGGGCGGAGCCGGTGGCGAGTCTCGAGGCCCTCCTACCCCAGGTGGACGTCCTCACGTGTCACACGCCGCTCACGCCCGAGACGCGCCACATGATCAACGAGCGCACCCTGGCCCTCCTGAAACCGGAGGCGATCTTCATCAACACCTCGCGCGGGCCCGTCCACGACGAGCGGGCGCTCTTCGAGGCGCTCACGCGTCGCCGCCTGGCCTCGGCCGGTCTCGACGTGTTCGAGGAGGAGCCGAGCCCCGTCGACAACCCGCTCCTCAACCTCGACACCGTCGTGTGCTCCTCGCACGTGGCGGGGGCCACGCGGGAGGCGATGCGCCACTCGTCCCTCCAGGTCACCGGCGAAATGCTGCGCGTGCTGCGGGGGGAGCAGCCCCAGATCCTGGCCAACCCCGAGGTGTGGCCGCGCCCGGCCCACCCCCGGTGAGGCGTCCGCCCGCGTCAGCCGGGACGCCGGATCAGCGACAGCATCCAGGGCCGGCCATCGTCGGGTGGGGTGCCTTCTCCATGGGGATCGGCTGTGGCCGATCGACCCCACTGGGTGCCGCACACGCCGAGAGCACGGCGGCCGCCGTCAACAGAACCGCGACCGCTCCTGCCAACCGCATGGGATCCTCCGTTCGCGGGTCTGGACGCATGGCCCGCCCGGCTTCCGCCCCTCCCCGTGGACCGGCGCCGTCAGGACAGTCCCGCGGCGGTCGGCCGGACGGTGCCGTGGCGGATCAAGACGTAGTCGTCTCGCCGCCGCCAGGGCGTTTCCGCCACACCGAGGCGATCGAGGAGACACAGTACCAGGCTCTGGACCGGTAGCTGATAGAGGATCGGCGTCAACAGCTCGCTCTCGGTGGCGGCAACGGGAAACCGCGCGGCCGCCGCCGGAAACGCGCCGTGGGCCGGGTGCTGGACGACGATGGCCCGGCCGCCGGCCCCCGCGATGCCGGTCACGAGCTCCTCGGCCCGGTCGAGCGCGTTGCCGGGGGGTGCCAGGACGACCACCGCGCTGCGCTGTCCCCAGGCGAGGGTGAGGAAGTACTGCAGGTGCGCCCATTCCTCGAGATCCTGCGGGATCCCGTTGATCGGCACCTGCTCGTGACACTTGGCCGCGCAGTAGCCGGCCGTGCCCGCGTTCGGCCCGGCTCCGAGCACCCAGAGGGTGTCGGCGCCCGCCAGCGCGTCGGCCAGAGCGCGCGCGGGCTCCTGGGTGTCGCGCATGACGGGCACGATGCTTCCGAACACCTGGTCGAGGGTCCGGAACCAGTCGTCCGTCCGGGCGCTGGACAGCCGGCCCAGCGCCTGGCCGATCTCGAGCCCGAGCGCGTACACCGTGTA from Candidatus Methylomirabilota bacterium includes:
- a CDS encoding glutamine--tRNA ligase/YqeY domain fusion protein, which codes for MTTAGSVPSPNFIRTIVEEDLRQNRWEGRVWTRFPPEPNGYLHIGHAKSICLNFGLAAEYGGRCHLRFDDTNPTKESVEYVESIKADVRWLGFDWGEHLYFASDYFEQLYRWAVQLIEAGRAYVDDLSAEETREYRGTLTEPGRESPYRRRSVEENLDLFARMRAGEFEDGTRTLRAKIDMASPNLNLRDPVMYRIRKTSHHRTGDEWCIYPMYDWAHGQCDSIERITHSLCTLEYEAHRPLYDWYLGALGVYHPQQIEFARLNLSHTVLSKRRLLELVEGGHVSGWDDPRMPTLAGLRRRGYTSEAIRDFCERIGVAKADNVVDIAHLEHCLREDLNRRAPRVMGVLRPLRLVLENYPEGQTEELDAINNPEDPSMGTRKVPFSRVLYIEQDDFREVPPPKYFRLSPGGEVRLRYGYIIRCVGVVKDDRTGEIVEVRGTYDPASRGGEARGRKVKGTIHWVSAAHAVEAEVRLYEHLFLRSRPDDEEDWTAHLNPSSLVSLEGCRLEPSLAGAVPGSRYQFERLGYFCADPDSGGRRLVFNRTVPLRDTWAKLEKP
- a CDS encoding hydroxyacid dehydrogenase, which codes for MTADSRPLIVLAGAIHPDGHAHLEQEARVVVATAETEDGLIEAAAEAEGILFRARPRCTERLMAACPRLRVVGRHGVGLDTVDIPAATRLGIAVVHAPGANSQAVAEHALMLMLACVKHTTAVDRMTRAGDWRARQVLPNTELAGKTLGIVGVGNIGRRVAKFAGAIGMRVLGYDKYVAADEVRRRGAEPVASLEALLPQVDVLTCHTPLTPETRHMINERTLALLKPEAIFINTSRGPVHDERALFEALTRRRLASAGLDVFEEEPSPVDNPLLNLDTVVCSSHVAGATREAMRHSSLQVTGEMLRVLRGEQPQILANPEVWPRPAHPR
- a CDS encoding SIS domain-containing protein → MTDPPRRASGDLPYADYVAAALAEAVDPVALRAAAARGARDLLAARPGLPRGRLLFTGSGDSLFAAASTVPAFRRWTGLAAHALSSLECARYEVPLLGPEDVVLAISNSGGSTRTRETVILARSRGNPTVSLTGSATGGLADLTDLVIHRPVAAVTRPPVRYQRLFQNMVQYLATLYTVYALGLEIGQALGRLSSARTDDWFRTLDQVFGSIVPVMRDTQEPARALADALAGADTLWVLGAGPNAGTAGYCAAKCHEQVPINGIPQDLEEWAHLQYFLTLAWGQRSAVVVLAPPGNALDRAEELVTGIAGAGGRAIVVQHPAHGAFPAAAARFPVAATESELLTPILYQLPVQSLVLCLLDRLGVAETPWRRRDDYVLIRHGTVRPTAAGLS